Proteins encoded by one window of Arachis hypogaea cultivar Tifrunner chromosome 1, arahy.Tifrunner.gnm2.J5K5, whole genome shotgun sequence:
- the LOC112706218 gene encoding F-box protein CPR1 has product MADLLPPEVITDILSRLPVHSLIRFRCTCKSWRSLIDSTHFILLHLRTSLSSHSHSTLVLRRDSELYQVNIGTLDRAIELNHPLMCYSNSIKVLGSCNGLLCLCNVAEDIALWNPNIRKHRLLPYLPAERRERDTTLFAARVYGFGYDSFSEDYKLVRISYFVDLHSRTFYSHVKLYSLRVDSWKSLPNMPYGLCCARTMGVFVGGALHWVVTRKLEPDQPDLIVAFDLRLESFSEVPLPETGNVNGNFEMDVSLLGGCLCMVEHRGSTRIDVWVMEEYGSVDSWCKLFSLTEHHNLRSLKSVKPLAYSGDGDRVLMEHDHKKLCWYSLKDKVVSEAKIPGMPHLIEATVYVGTLVPPTLLIKSDGGAKQKHGDDKGRRRRDDFLSQGFKLTL; this is encoded by the exons ATGGCGGATCTTCTTCCGCCGGAGGTCATCACCGACATACTCTCCCGGTTACCGGTACACTCCCTAATCCGCTTCCGATGCACGTGCAAGTCATGGCGCTCCCTCATCGACAGCACTCACTTCATCCTCCTCCACCTTCGCACCTCCCTCAGCTCCCACTCCCACTCCACTCTAGTTCTCCGCCGTGACTCCGAACTCTACCAGGTCAATATCGGAACCCTAGACAGGGCAATCGAGCTCAACCACCCGCTCATGTGCTACAGCAACAGCATCAAGGTCCTCGGTTCCTGCAACGGCCTCCTATGCCTCTGCAACGTCGCCGAAGACATCGCTCTCTGGAACCCTAACATTAGGAAGCATCGCCTCCTCCCTTACCTTCCCGCGGAACGACGAGAGCGTGACACCACGCTCTTTGCAGCGCGCGTCTACGGATTCGGCTACGATTCCTTCAGCGAAGATTACAAATTGGTGAGGATTTCGTATTTCGTTGACCTGCACAGTCGCACTTTCTATTCTCACGTGAAGCTTTACAGCTTGAGAGTCGATTCCTGGAAGAGCCTCCCAAACATGCCCTATGGCCTCTGCTGCGCGCGTACGATGGGGGTTTTCGTCGGTGGCGCGTTGCACTGGGTCGTGACTAGGAAACTCGAACCGGATCAGCCCGATTTGATTGTCGCCTTCGATCTGAGATTGGAGAGTTTCAGTGAAGTTCCGCTGCCGGAAACTGGAAATGTTAATGGGAACTTCGAGATGGATGTGTCGCTCTTGGGAGGGTGCCTCTGCATGGTGGAACATCGTGGGAGTACGAGGATTGATGTCTGGGTAATGGAGGAGTATGGATCGGTGGATTCTTGGTGCAAACTGTTCAGCTTGACGGAGCATCATAACTTGAGATCGTTGAAATCTGTGAAGCCATTGGCTTACTCGGGTGATGGTGACAGGGTTCTGATGGAACACGACCACAAGAAGCTATGCTGGTATAGCCTCAAAGACAAGGTGGTTAGTGAAGCTAAAATACCGGGAATGCCCCATTTGATTGAAGCGACCGTTTATGTGGGAACCCTTGTCCCACCAACTTTACTAATTAAAAGTGATGGCGGCGCTAAGCAGAAACATGGAGACGACAAGGGCAGGAGGAGAAG GGATGACTTCCTGTCACAAGGATTCAAATTGACTCtgtaa